A genomic stretch from Thermomicrobiales bacterium includes:
- a CDS encoding heterodisulfide reductase-related iron-sulfur binding cluster has product MPVATSADLKELGEIVGYTDTDAPDPELLKACVHCGMCLSSCPTYRITGQEMSSPRGRLWLMSAVSQGRLSIDDPLFQEQMYQCLNCRACEAVCPSGVQYGPLVEAARYQIEQRLHRPAKQRIARKVMLDWTFSDMRKMGAVARMTRLYQTTGLQRVARKTGALKLLGLSEMEKMAPATHGKPLKPGRETWNAAEPERAALLFNGCIMGTAFGDTNRAACRVMARNGANVEVPPCQGCCGALQVHSGMFELAREMARANIDAFEAVPDREIVVTAAGCGSTLKEYGHLLKDDPDYAERAHDFALRVKDFSEFVAAENRTTPGPIRRKITYQDACHLAHAQRITAQPRALLKSIPELEFVEMRESSLCCGSAGIYNILRPEMARKLGERKVGHIIETGATEVVTANPGCAIQIATLLREAGSDIKVTHIADFLDEAYANATGPASEPE; this is encoded by the coding sequence ATGCCCGTTGCCACCTCTGCCGACCTCAAGGAGCTTGGAGAAATCGTTGGGTACACCGACACGGATGCTCCGGACCCTGAGCTCCTGAAAGCATGCGTTCATTGCGGGATGTGTCTGTCGTCGTGCCCGACCTACCGCATCACGGGCCAGGAGATGTCCTCGCCGCGGGGTCGACTCTGGTTGATGAGCGCAGTCTCCCAGGGGCGGCTCTCGATCGACGATCCGCTCTTTCAGGAGCAGATGTACCAGTGTCTGAATTGCAGGGCCTGCGAAGCTGTGTGCCCGTCCGGTGTCCAGTACGGACCATTGGTCGAGGCCGCGCGCTACCAGATCGAGCAACGATTGCATCGACCGGCCAAGCAGCGCATCGCACGTAAGGTCATGCTCGACTGGACGTTTTCAGACATGCGCAAGATGGGCGCCGTGGCACGCATGACCAGACTCTATCAGACCACGGGTTTGCAGAGGGTTGCCCGCAAGACCGGCGCTTTGAAGCTGTTAGGTCTCTCCGAGATGGAGAAGATGGCGCCTGCGACCCACGGGAAACCGCTCAAGCCTGGTCGCGAGACGTGGAATGCTGCTGAACCAGAGCGCGCGGCCCTCCTCTTCAACGGCTGCATAATGGGGACCGCCTTTGGCGACACCAATCGCGCCGCCTGTCGCGTCATGGCTCGCAACGGCGCCAATGTCGAAGTCCCTCCCTGTCAGGGCTGCTGTGGCGCGCTACAGGTTCACAGCGGCATGTTCGAGCTGGCACGGGAAATGGCGAGGGCCAACATCGACGCGTTCGAAGCTGTCCCGGACCGGGAGATCGTAGTGACTGCCGCCGGGTGCGGCTCCACGCTCAAGGAGTATGGGCACCTGCTCAAGGACGATCCGGACTACGCCGAGCGGGCGCATGACTTCGCGCTGCGAGTCAAGGACTTCTCAGAGTTCGTTGCCGCGGAAAACCGCACGACTCCCGGACCGATCAGGCGAAAGATCACCTATCAGGACGCGTGCCACCTGGCGCACGCGCAACGCATTACTGCCCAGCCGCGCGCATTGCTCAAGTCAATCCCGGAACTCGAATTCGTCGAGATGCGGGAGTCGTCGCTCTGTTGCGGAAGCGCCGGGATCTACAACATCTTGCGGCCGGAGATGGCGCGGAAGCTCGGTGAGCGCAAAGTGGGTCACATCATCGAAACCGGCGCGACCGAGGTCGTCACCGCCAATCCTGGTTGCGCCATTCAAATCGCTACATTGCTGCGAGAGGCGGGTTCCGACATCAAGGTGACGCACATCGCGGACTTCCTCGACGAGGCCTACGCGAATGCGACGGGACCGGCGTCCGAGCCGGAATAG
- a CDS encoding FAD-binding oxidoreductase, protein MASTPSSSTLPIATPETPRQLAELLGESAARGQAISPVGGGSKLAFGNPLSRETQRVSTKSLDKILAYEPDDMTISVEAGATIESVWRELAARGQTIPIEVPAPNVETIGGLIATGLCGPRRLGSGSLRDALIGIQAAYPDGTLGNAGGMVVKNVSGFDLMRMHLGALGTLGVVVSANFKVVPAARAEATVLADRASLSELESDRVSVGSGRIRPISFEAHRNRDAWRVATRIEGRPATVDQMARELAERLGDGRVIVSDESRDFWTRYVAKEAFPDETDQFVAQLRDKPARTIRTLETALATFDSAGVSVEDIRVSLGLGTVRVTGTTRDETSTALADAIRRLRNDGVTVLIVSAPESVTREVGTFGTSEDVLELMRQLKQQFDPRSVLNPGRVIPEL, encoded by the coding sequence ATGGCATCTACCCCCTCTAGCTCAACCTTGCCGATCGCGACGCCGGAGACACCACGGCAGCTTGCCGAGTTGCTGGGGGAGTCGGCAGCGCGTGGGCAGGCGATTTCGCCAGTTGGCGGCGGAAGCAAGCTCGCCTTTGGCAACCCGCTCAGTCGTGAAACTCAGAGGGTTTCGACCAAGAGTCTCGACAAGATCCTGGCGTATGAGCCAGACGATATGACGATTTCGGTGGAGGCAGGCGCCACGATCGAATCGGTCTGGCGGGAACTCGCCGCGCGCGGGCAGACGATTCCGATCGAAGTTCCCGCACCGAACGTGGAGACCATCGGCGGGTTGATTGCTACCGGGCTCTGTGGCCCGCGTCGGCTCGGCTCCGGCTCATTGCGCGACGCTTTGATCGGCATCCAGGCAGCCTACCCCGATGGCACGTTGGGCAATGCGGGTGGCATGGTCGTCAAGAATGTCAGTGGATTCGACCTGATGCGCATGCACCTCGGCGCGCTCGGCACCCTCGGAGTCGTCGTGAGCGCTAACTTCAAAGTCGTTCCGGCGGCACGCGCCGAAGCGACCGTCCTGGCGGATCGTGCCTCGCTGTCGGAGCTCGAAAGCGACCGTGTCTCGGTTGGCAGTGGTCGCATTCGCCCTATCAGTTTCGAAGCGCATCGAAACCGCGACGCGTGGCGGGTGGCAACGCGGATCGAGGGCCGACCAGCGACGGTCGACCAGATGGCCCGCGAGCTTGCTGAGCGACTGGGTGACGGGCGTGTGATCGTCTCCGATGAGAGCAGGGACTTCTGGACGAGATACGTCGCAAAGGAAGCTTTTCCCGATGAGACCGACCAGTTCGTCGCGCAACTGCGCGACAAACCGGCACGGACGATCCGAACGCTCGAAACGGCTCTGGCTACATTCGATTCCGCCGGTGTCAGTGTCGAAGATATTCGAGTCTCGCTTGGCCTGGGAACGGTCCGAGTGACTGGAACCACGCGTGACGAAACGAGTACGGCGCTCGCGGACGCGATACGGCGTCTGCGAAACGATGGCGTGACGGTGCTTATTGTGTCGGCCCCGGAGTCTGTAACGCGCGAAGTGGGAACATTCGGGACGTCGGAGGACGTACTCGAGCTCATGCGCCAACTCAAACAACAATTCGATCCACGGTCGGTGCTCAATCCAGGCCGCGTCATTCCGGAGCTCTAG
- a CDS encoding FAD-linked oxidase C-terminal domain-containing protein, with amino-acid sequence MTTSLLIDELERAVGAGNVFGGSSDLLVYEYDGSVDAAVETSRPAAVVLPQTVEQVASVVKIARAHKLPIVPRGAGTGLSGGSVAQSGGIVVALTRMAGILEVDYDNRIALVEPGVINLELSDWVKPGGYFFAPDPSSQRACTIGGNVAENSGGPHCLKYGVTTNHILGLEVVDPDGKVRWIGGRGEEQSGYDLTGVFVGSEGMLGIVTKALVRLTPKPETISVQLAAFPTVESASLAVSRIIGAGILPAALEMMDNLTIQAVEPAYHAGYPMDAGAVLLVETDGVTEDVEDTAREIEKICFETGATLVRQAITETERDLLWKGRKMAIAAMGRLAPSYYLHDTVVPRTKLPQTLSQVEEISRNFDLPIANVFHAGDGNLHPLMLFDRMNKSDIEKVVGASKELIQYCVSIGGALSGEHGIGTEKRDYMTLVYTGDDLAAMAGVKQAFDPSGAMNPEKLFPRGYMCGEVRAHYNAALAQKYGIYPL; translated from the coding sequence ATGACGACGTCCCTTCTGATCGATGAGCTCGAACGAGCGGTGGGAGCCGGAAATGTTTTCGGCGGCTCGTCCGACCTGCTCGTCTACGAGTACGACGGTTCGGTCGATGCGGCAGTCGAGACGTCTCGCCCGGCAGCAGTCGTACTTCCGCAGACCGTCGAGCAGGTTGCCAGCGTCGTCAAGATCGCTCGCGCCCACAAGTTGCCGATCGTTCCTCGGGGCGCGGGGACAGGTCTCTCTGGAGGTTCTGTCGCGCAAAGCGGGGGTATCGTCGTTGCCCTCACTCGCATGGCAGGGATTCTGGAGGTCGACTACGACAACCGGATCGCATTGGTCGAACCTGGTGTCATCAATCTCGAGCTCAGCGATTGGGTCAAACCAGGCGGGTATTTCTTCGCTCCCGATCCATCGAGCCAGCGCGCATGCACGATCGGCGGAAACGTGGCCGAAAACTCAGGTGGTCCGCATTGTCTCAAGTACGGCGTCACCACCAATCACATTCTCGGACTGGAAGTCGTCGATCCAGACGGGAAGGTCCGCTGGATCGGCGGGCGAGGCGAGGAACAGTCGGGGTACGACCTGACTGGCGTCTTTGTGGGATCCGAGGGCATGCTCGGCATCGTCACCAAGGCGCTGGTGCGATTGACTCCGAAGCCGGAGACCATCTCGGTGCAGCTGGCGGCGTTTCCGACCGTCGAAAGTGCATCGTTGGCCGTCTCGCGCATCATTGGCGCGGGCATTCTCCCGGCAGCGCTGGAAATGATGGACAACCTGACAATTCAGGCAGTCGAACCGGCCTACCACGCCGGATATCCGATGGACGCCGGCGCGGTGTTGCTGGTCGAGACCGATGGCGTCACCGAGGATGTCGAAGACACTGCCCGCGAAATCGAGAAGATCTGTTTCGAGACTGGAGCGACACTGGTCCGCCAGGCCATCACCGAAACCGAACGTGATCTGCTCTGGAAGGGGCGCAAGATGGCGATTGCCGCAATGGGCCGTCTCGCGCCGAGCTACTACCTGCACGACACTGTCGTGCCCCGCACCAAACTGCCCCAAACCCTTTCCCAGGTCGAGGAAATCTCCAGGAATTTCGATCTCCCGATCGCAAACGTCTTCCATGCCGGTGATGGGAATTTGCATCCCCTAATGCTCTTCGACCGCATGAACAAGTCCGACATCGAGAAGGTCGTCGGGGCAAGCAAGGAACTTATCCAATACTGCGTAAGCATTGGCGGAGCGCTTTCCGGCGAACATGGAATTGGCACTGAGAAACGCGACTACATGACGCTGGTCTATACGGGAGACGATCTGGCGGCGATGGCGGGGGTCAAGCAGGCCTTCGACCCGTCCGGCGCGATGAATCCGGAAAAACTCTTCCCCAGGGGTTATATGTGCGGCGAGGTGCGCGCGCACTACAACGCGGCATTGGCGCAGAAATATGGCATCTACCCCCTCTAG
- a CDS encoding FAD-dependent oxidoreductase, producing MAKSEIAVIGGGIVGGSIAWQLASRGLGNVTIYEKSVVAAGASGRTGALLRRHYTNEPEARLAQLGWETYRNWETVVGGSCGYVPWPVVVTVATKGEYASNIGLLRANIAMQNRVGIDSRLMSADELQQLQPHTFVGDVDYVSFEPDSGYVDSIQATTSMIQAAIEAGAEVLEGVEVRAIEQVGGRVTGISTSSGNRPADVVVCAAGPWSTALLATAGVDVPIDTIRVQIIIAQRPFELVEPHFIYLDTVAGIFTRPWAPGRSLVGVAGGDQHDEVDPNTANLFNDHAYPAKAIEAISRRIPAMKNARYLHGQAGLYDMSADTHPIIGSTGIEGLYMAAGFSGAGFKKAPAVGITLAELIEHGEARSADLAPFALSRFASDAWKRPWSETEYRFDSDFGHGI from the coding sequence ATGGCGAAGTCGGAGATTGCGGTCATCGGTGGTGGAATCGTTGGCGGGTCGATTGCCTGGCAACTGGCCTCGCGCGGTCTGGGGAACGTCACCATCTACGAGAAGTCGGTTGTCGCGGCCGGCGCCAGCGGTCGCACCGGCGCCCTGCTGCGACGTCACTACACCAATGAGCCCGAGGCTCGCCTCGCCCAGCTCGGTTGGGAAACGTACCGCAACTGGGAGACCGTGGTTGGGGGATCGTGCGGATACGTTCCCTGGCCGGTCGTAGTGACGGTTGCAACCAAAGGCGAGTACGCCTCAAATATCGGCCTCTTGCGCGCGAACATCGCTATGCAGAACCGCGTCGGGATCGACTCTCGGTTGATGTCCGCCGACGAGCTCCAGCAACTGCAGCCGCACACTTTCGTTGGCGATGTCGATTATGTCTCGTTCGAGCCCGACAGCGGATATGTCGACTCGATTCAGGCGACCACCTCGATGATCCAGGCCGCGATTGAGGCGGGCGCGGAGGTCCTCGAGGGCGTCGAAGTGCGAGCGATCGAGCAGGTCGGAGGTCGCGTCACAGGGATCTCGACCAGCAGTGGCAATCGGCCTGCCGATGTCGTCGTCTGCGCCGCGGGTCCCTGGTCGACAGCCCTGCTGGCAACCGCTGGGGTCGATGTGCCGATCGACACGATCCGCGTGCAGATCATCATCGCCCAGCGGCCGTTCGAGCTGGTCGAGCCGCATTTCATCTATCTCGACACGGTTGCCGGCATCTTCACGCGCCCCTGGGCGCCGGGCCGCAGTCTGGTTGGCGTTGCCGGGGGAGACCAACACGATGAGGTCGATCCCAATACGGCAAACCTCTTCAACGACCACGCGTACCCCGCCAAAGCGATCGAGGCCATTTCTCGTCGCATTCCGGCAATGAAGAACGCGCGCTACCTGCACGGGCAGGCGGGTTTGTACGACATGAGCGCGGACACGCATCCGATCATCGGCTCGACCGGGATCGAAGGGCTCTATATGGCAGCGGGCTTCAGTGGCGCCGGGTTCAAGAAGGCGCCAGCGGTTGGCATCACATTGGCCGAGCTCATCGAACACGGTGAGGCCAGGTCCGCGGACCTGGCCCCCTTCGCACTTTCACGTTTCGCATCTGATGCCTGGAAACGACCATGGAGCGAAACCGAGTACCGTTTCGACTCCGACTTTGGTCACGGCATCTAG
- a CDS encoding isocitrate/isopropylmalate dehydrogenase family protein: MTYRVTLIPGDGIGPEVADATRTVLDATGVPFEWDVQPAGIEAMETHGDVLPQATLDSVKANGVGLKGPITTPIGSGFRSVNVALRHALNLYANLRPGKTIKGVQAPFEHVDLVVVRENLEGMYSGIEFDTGTAEATEVIDFINARSKRQIEPDAALSIKLITPLNTERIVRYAFEYARANGRKKVTIVHKANIMKFSDGLFLKVAQNVASEYPDIESNDRIIDNMCMQLMQKPDEYDVLVMANLYGDIVSDLVAGMIGGLGVAPSGNIGTEAAVFEPIHGSAPSHAGKNEANPTAMILSGAMMLRHLGEQDAAARVENAVADVIADADRVTYDLRADRDPSKAGTTTEMTQAIVERL, translated from the coding sequence ATGACCTATCGGGTAACGTTGATTCCGGGTGACGGCATTGGACCGGAAGTCGCAGACGCAACAAGAACCGTGCTGGACGCTACCGGAGTGCCATTCGAGTGGGATGTCCAGCCTGCGGGAATCGAGGCGATGGAAACGCACGGCGATGTGCTTCCGCAGGCGACGCTCGATTCAGTGAAGGCCAACGGGGTTGGACTGAAGGGTCCGATCACTACCCCGATCGGAAGCGGGTTCCGCAGTGTGAACGTTGCCCTTCGGCATGCGCTCAACCTCTATGCGAACCTGCGTCCGGGCAAGACGATCAAGGGCGTTCAGGCGCCATTCGAGCATGTCGATCTCGTGGTCGTGCGCGAGAACCTGGAAGGAATGTACTCGGGCATCGAGTTCGATACCGGCACGGCGGAAGCGACTGAGGTCATCGACTTCATCAACGCGCGAAGCAAGCGGCAGATCGAGCCCGATGCGGCGCTCAGCATCAAGCTGATTACGCCGCTGAACACCGAGCGGATCGTGCGCTATGCCTTCGAATACGCCCGCGCCAACGGCCGCAAGAAGGTAACGATCGTCCATAAGGCGAACATCATGAAGTTCTCGGACGGACTGTTCCTCAAGGTCGCACAGAACGTGGCCAGCGAGTATCCGGACATCGAATCGAACGACCGCATCATCGACAACATGTGCATGCAGCTGATGCAAAAGCCGGATGAGTACGATGTGCTGGTCATGGCGAATCTCTATGGCGACATCGTGAGCGATCTCGTGGCCGGCATGATCGGCGGTTTGGGGGTCGCGCCGAGCGGAAACATCGGAACAGAGGCGGCCGTGTTCGAGCCGATCCACGGCTCGGCTCCCAGTCACGCTGGCAAGAACGAAGCAAACCCGACTGCCATGATCCTCTCGGGCGCGATGATGTTGCGCCACCTCGGGGAACAGGATGCGGCGGCACGGGTCGAGAACGCGGTGGCCGATGTGATCGCGGACGCCGACCGGGTCACCTATGACCTGCGCGCGGACCGCGATCCGTCGAAGGCCGGCACGACCACCGAGATGACCCAGGCCATCGTCGAGCGGCTCTAG
- the gpmI gene encoding 2,3-bisphosphoglycerate-independent phosphoglycerate mutase encodes MALKSKSTSTGPVVLVILDGWGIAPDGPGNAVSLAETPTMDKLWQDYPHTTLTTSGLAVGLPAGQMGNSEVGHLNIGAGFVVDQWITRIDKAIADSSIGERAELTDAIDRCRARGGALHLLGLIGDGGVHSHSDHLVALVAVAALRGMKRVYVHAFTDGRDTLPTASGDHIRYLQDHFQRMGVGRIVTVTGRYFAMDRDKRWDRTQAAYDVIVDGAGRSFTSALACVETWHREDVTDEFIPPSTIVPPGASPITLGPEDTAIFFNFRSDRGRQLSQALANPDFSGFARAADRPGPTELLTMTRYMEDLNATVIFEEENIDQPLARVISEAGLSQLHVAETEKYAHVTFFLNGGQEEPFTGEDRVLVPSPKVATYDLQPEMSAAGVCKAVVEAFEGGRHRFIVVNFANGDMVGHTGVIPAAVKAIETVDACLGQIVDALNAAGGSALIIADHGNAEEEIDRATGGPMTAHTTNPVPCVLVTPETSPLRRTSLRSDAALSSVAPTILRLLDLDVPSTMVAPSLLA; translated from the coding sequence ATGGCATTGAAGAGCAAATCGACTTCCACGGGACCGGTGGTTCTCGTCATTCTGGATGGTTGGGGGATTGCACCGGACGGTCCGGGTAACGCGGTGTCCCTGGCCGAAACACCAACCATGGACAAGCTCTGGCAGGACTATCCCCACACTACCCTCACCACCAGCGGATTAGCCGTCGGTTTGCCGGCTGGCCAAATGGGGAATTCTGAGGTCGGTCATCTCAACATCGGAGCTGGTTTCGTGGTCGATCAATGGATCACCCGAATCGACAAGGCGATCGCCGACAGCTCGATCGGCGAACGAGCGGAACTGACCGATGCGATCGACCGTTGCAGAGCTCGAGGAGGGGCGCTTCACCTCCTCGGATTGATCGGCGACGGGGGCGTTCACAGTCACAGCGACCACCTGGTGGCGCTTGTCGCTGTTGCGGCGCTGCGAGGCATGAAACGCGTTTATGTTCACGCGTTCACCGACGGACGTGACACGCTTCCGACCGCTTCCGGAGACCACATCCGGTATCTGCAGGATCACTTTCAGCGAATGGGCGTCGGCCGTATCGTGACTGTCACGGGCCGTTACTTCGCCATGGATCGTGACAAGCGTTGGGATCGCACGCAGGCTGCCTATGACGTCATCGTCGACGGTGCAGGCCGATCGTTTACCTCAGCGCTTGCGTGTGTCGAAACCTGGCACCGTGAAGACGTCACCGATGAATTCATCCCGCCATCGACGATCGTCCCGCCAGGGGCATCCCCCATCACTCTTGGTCCCGAGGATACCGCAATCTTCTTCAACTTCCGCTCCGACCGGGGGAGACAGCTTTCCCAGGCGCTCGCGAACCCGGACTTTTCAGGGTTTGCCCGGGCTGCTGACCGACCCGGGCCGACCGAGCTCCTGACCATGACTCGCTACATGGAGGACCTCAACGCGACGGTCATCTTCGAGGAAGAGAACATCGACCAGCCACTCGCGCGCGTCATCAGTGAAGCCGGGCTCTCCCAGTTGCATGTAGCCGAAACCGAGAAGTACGCGCATGTCACGTTTTTCCTCAACGGTGGCCAGGAAGAACCCTTTACGGGAGAAGACCGTGTATTGGTCCCCTCACCAAAGGTCGCGACCTATGACCTGCAACCGGAAATGAGCGCTGCTGGCGTGTGCAAGGCCGTTGTCGAAGCATTCGAAGGCGGCCGACATCGATTCATCGTGGTGAACTTCGCGAACGGCGACATGGTGGGCCACACAGGGGTGATTCCCGCAGCCGTCAAAGCCATCGAAACCGTCGATGCGTGTCTGGGTCAGATTGTCGATGCACTGAACGCGGCCGGCGGTTCCGCCCTCATCATTGCCGACCATGGCAACGCGGAAGAGGAAATCGACCGTGCTACCGGTGGGCCGATGACGGCTCACACCACCAATCCTGTTCCCTGTGTGCTGGTCACGCCCGAAACGAGTCCGTTGCGGCGCACGTCGTTGCGATCGGATGCGGCGCTCTCGTCGGTCGCACCCACGATCTTGCGGCTACTCGACCTGGATGTGCCCTCGACCATGGTGGCGCCATCGCTTCTCGCATAG
- the eno gene encoding phosphopyruvate hydratase, translating into MIEFVYGREILDSRGNPTVEVEVGLTNGIVTRAAVPSGASTGAYEAIELRDGDKSRYGGKGVLQAVANVNQTIAEEIVGMDAIDQRAVDQMLIELDGSRNKGNLGANAMLGVSLAVARAAATATGLPLYRYLGGPQARTLPVPMMNILNGGKHAQGSSVDMQEFMVMPVGAETYTEGLRWGTEIFHALKGMLVKAGLNSNVGDEGGCAPSLPSNEDAIKLVTDAIEKAGYVPGEQIVIALDPASTELYNDGTYELSGEGRTLTSEEMVDYWADWAARYPIASIEDGLAEDDWASWEALTRKIGDRIQLVGDDLFVTNTDRLARGIEEHAGNAILVKLNQIGTLTETLEAVEMAQRAGFGVVISHRSGETEDTFIADLAVATNAGQIKTGAPSRMDRVTKYNQLLRIEELLGGDAVYPGAAVFDRR; encoded by the coding sequence ATGATCGAGTTCGTTTACGGACGCGAGATCCTGGACTCGCGCGGGAACCCTACCGTCGAGGTGGAGGTTGGTCTGACCAATGGAATCGTCACCCGGGCGGCGGTGCCATCCGGGGCGTCTACCGGAGCGTACGAGGCGATCGAGCTGCGCGACGGGGACAAGAGCCGCTATGGCGGCAAAGGCGTGCTTCAGGCGGTTGCCAATGTCAACCAGACGATCGCCGAAGAGATCGTTGGCATGGACGCAATCGATCAACGTGCCGTCGACCAGATGCTGATCGAGCTGGATGGTTCGCGAAACAAGGGCAATCTCGGCGCAAATGCGATGTTGGGCGTCTCGCTGGCTGTGGCCCGTGCGGCAGCTACGGCAACCGGTTTGCCGCTCTATCGCTATCTCGGTGGCCCGCAAGCACGCACCTTGCCGGTCCCGATGATGAACATTCTCAACGGCGGAAAACATGCACAGGGCTCCAGCGTCGATATGCAGGAGTTCATGGTCATGCCGGTCGGCGCCGAAACGTACACCGAGGGACTGCGCTGGGGCACCGAGATCTTTCACGCGCTCAAGGGCATGCTGGTAAAGGCCGGACTGAACTCAAATGTGGGAGACGAAGGCGGATGCGCGCCCAGCCTCCCTTCCAACGAGGACGCAATCAAGCTCGTCACCGATGCCATCGAAAAGGCGGGATACGTTCCAGGGGAGCAGATCGTGATTGCGCTCGATCCGGCCTCGACCGAGCTCTACAACGACGGCACGTACGAACTGTCTGGCGAGGGACGCACGCTAACGTCCGAGGAAATGGTCGACTATTGGGCCGATTGGGCGGCTCGCTATCCGATCGCGTCCATCGAGGACGGACTGGCAGAAGACGACTGGGCGAGTTGGGAAGCGCTGACCCGCAAGATCGGCGACAGGATCCAGCTGGTGGGAGACGATCTCTTCGTCACCAACACCGATCGGTTGGCGCGGGGAATCGAGGAACACGCCGGAAATGCCATTCTGGTCAAGCTCAACCAGATCGGCACATTGACCGAAACCCTGGAAGCGGTCGAGATGGCGCAGCGAGCCGGGTTCGGCGTGGTGATCTCGCACCGGTCGGGCGAAACGGAAGACACCTTCATCGCGGACCTGGCCGTCGCGACCAATGCCGGTCAAATCAAGACCGGCGCGCCGTCACGCATGGATCGGGTCACCAAGTACAACCAGTTGCTTCGCATCGAGGAGCTGCTTGGTGGGGATGCTGTCTATCCGGGCGCCGCGGTTTTCGATCGCAGGTAA
- the pheS gene encoding phenylalanine--tRNA ligase subunit alpha codes for MATFIEQLEDLQATAVTEIERARTTADLTLVERDVLGSKGSLTTLMRQLGGLSADERPEAGRESNRVKQSIAALLDERRAALHATELAEQLDAERIDVSLPGRKPQIGIVHPVFQMIEELSDIFALMGFQTVFGREVESGFYNFDQLNIPSDHPARDVWDTFLVETDSAEIVLRTHTSPMQARVMEQTSPPVRVVVPGRAYRYEAQDASHEWMFHQLEGLAVDEHITLADLKGVLQELARQLFGPKRKIRFRCDFFPFVEPGVDFAVDCAICDGAGCRVCKHSGWLEMGGAGMVHRKVLEAVGYDADKYSGFAFGLGIERMVMMRHGVDDVRAFAGNDLRFLQQFAAKAVGSGGVAA; via the coding sequence ATGGCAACATTCATCGAACAACTCGAAGACCTTCAGGCAACCGCGGTAACCGAGATCGAACGCGCGCGCACGACTGCTGACCTAACCCTGGTCGAGCGTGACGTCCTCGGCAGCAAGGGGTCGCTGACCACGTTGATGCGGCAGCTTGGTGGTCTCAGTGCCGACGAGCGTCCGGAAGCGGGGCGCGAATCGAACCGTGTCAAGCAGTCGATTGCGGCGCTCCTGGACGAGCGAAGGGCGGCGCTGCACGCAACGGAACTGGCCGAACAGCTCGATGCTGAGCGAATCGACGTTTCCCTCCCCGGCCGGAAGCCTCAGATTGGAATCGTGCATCCGGTCTTCCAGATGATCGAAGAACTCAGCGACATCTTCGCGCTGATGGGTTTCCAGACCGTCTTCGGGCGGGAGGTCGAGAGCGGGTTCTACAACTTCGACCAGCTCAACATTCCGTCCGACCATCCAGCAAGAGACGTCTGGGACACGTTCCTGGTCGAGACCGACAGTGCCGAAATCGTCCTGCGGACCCATACATCGCCGATGCAAGCGCGGGTGATGGAGCAGACCTCCCCGCCAGTGCGCGTGGTCGTTCCTGGGCGCGCCTATCGCTATGAAGCGCAGGATGCGTCACACGAGTGGATGTTCCATCAGCTCGAGGGTTTGGCGGTCGATGAGCACATCACCCTTGCCGACCTCAAAGGGGTGCTTCAGGAGCTCGCGCGCCAGCTCTTTGGTCCCAAACGCAAGATTCGTTTCCGATGCGACTTTTTCCCCTTTGTGGAACCGGGTGTCGATTTCGCGGTCGATTGCGCGATCTGCGATGGAGCCGGATGCCGTGTTTGCAAGCATTCGGGATGGTTGGAGATGGGCGGCGCGGGCATGGTCCACCGCAAGGTGCTGGAAGCGGTTGGCTATGACGCCGACAAGTACTCCGGCTTCGCCTTCGGCCTGGGGATCGAGCGGATGGTCATGATGCGGCACGGTGTGGACGATGTCCGCGCCTTCGCTGGAAACGATCTCCGCTTCTTGCAGCAGTTCGCCGCCAAGGCGGTTGGTTCCGGGGGTGTGGCGGCATGA